A region of Leptolyngbya sp. FACHB-261 DNA encodes the following proteins:
- a CDS encoding bifunctional 2-polyprenyl-6-hydroxyphenol methylase/3-demethylubiquinol 3-O-methyltransferase UbiG gives MVLDPLSDQKIIDSWRKNAEAWTTAVRQGQIESRKLVTNQAIIDAVLSRLPMSMLDMGCGEGWLARELAAKGIEVLGIDVVPELIERAQAAGPGRFEALSYEAISAGQLSERFDVVVSNFALLGEQSVGDVFRAVPALLNTRGACIVQTIHPIMGCGEHRYEDGWRVGSWDGFNSNFVDPAPWYFRTLESWVKLFADADLRLVELREPVHPRTGKPASALFIGALPD, from the coding sequence ATGGTCTTGGATCCTCTAAGTGACCAGAAAATAATTGATTCCTGGCGTAAAAATGCAGAAGCTTGGACTACCGCAGTTCGCCAAGGGCAGATCGAAAGCCGTAAGCTAGTTACCAACCAGGCGATCATTGATGCCGTGCTGAGCCGACTGCCTATGAGTATGCTCGATATGGGCTGTGGCGAGGGTTGGTTGGCTCGGGAGCTAGCGGCTAAGGGGATTGAGGTCTTGGGCATAGATGTTGTGCCTGAGTTAATTGAACGGGCGCAGGCAGCAGGACCAGGCCGATTTGAAGCCCTGTCTTATGAGGCTATCAGCGCCGGTCAGCTCAGTGAAAGATTCGATGTCGTTGTCTCCAACTTCGCGCTGCTTGGAGAGCAGTCGGTGGGCGATGTGTTCAGAGCAGTGCCTGCGTTGCTAAACACAAGGGGAGCTTGCATCGTTCAAACTATCCATCCAATCATGGGTTGTGGCGAGCATCGCTATGAGGACGGCTGGCGTGTGGGCTCCTGGGACGGCTTCAACAGCAACTTTGTAGATCCTGCACCGTGGTATTTCCGGACTCTTGAGTCTTGGGTTAAGTTATTTGCGGATGCAGATTTGCGGCTGGTCGAGTTGCGAGAACCGGTTCATCCGCGGACAGGCAAGCCAGCCTCCGCCCTATTCATCGGGGCTCTACCTGACTAA
- a CDS encoding DMT family transporter, with protein MFKKEPTKGYAVLALFALAALWGYNWVQMKIAVQYASPFTFAALRMVFGAASLFVPMLWLRKPLLPKEIPGTFLLGLLQSAGVYGLSTWALVSGGAGKTAVLVYTMPFWTLLLAWLILGERVRRAQWIAIALSVSGLILILEPLNPGGTVVSKVLAVLAGASWAGGAIVAKRLRQAVELDLLSLTAWQTLFGALPLILIATFVPSMPIIWSPEFIVALVYNIIPGTAVAMLLWLYILNHLSASSAGLGMLMNPVVGVLAAWVQLGEKPGPMESIGMALIIVALAFNSMLGVLGRRFGHKTAEVQSEPKGQS; from the coding sequence ATGTTTAAAAAAGAACCTACGAAGGGCTACGCTGTTCTAGCCCTATTTGCACTGGCTGCGCTCTGGGGCTACAACTGGGTGCAGATGAAGATTGCGGTGCAGTATGCGTCACCTTTTACATTCGCTGCACTGCGCATGGTATTTGGCGCAGCGAGCCTATTTGTGCCAATGCTGTGGCTAAGGAAGCCACTGTTACCTAAAGAAATTCCAGGAACGTTTCTACTAGGCTTGTTACAATCAGCCGGGGTGTACGGTCTTTCGACCTGGGCACTAGTTAGTGGGGGAGCTGGGAAAACAGCAGTTCTGGTTTACACAATGCCTTTTTGGACACTGTTACTGGCCTGGTTAATCTTAGGAGAGCGAGTGCGGAGAGCGCAATGGATTGCGATTGCTCTAAGTGTCAGTGGCTTGATCCTCATTTTGGAACCACTCAACCCAGGTGGAACGGTTGTCAGTAAAGTCTTGGCAGTTTTAGCAGGGGCTAGTTGGGCCGGAGGCGCAATTGTGGCAAAACGGCTGCGCCAAGCTGTTGAGCTGGATTTGCTCTCTCTAACTGCTTGGCAAACCTTATTTGGCGCTCTCCCTTTAATTCTGATTGCCACGTTTGTGCCCTCTATGCCAATCATTTGGTCGCCTGAATTTATTGTGGCCCTAGTTTATAACATCATTCCAGGAACGGCGGTTGCGATGCTGCTCTGGCTCTACATATTGAATCATTTGTCAGCCAGTAGCGCAGGCTTAGGGATGTTGATGAATCCTGTCGTTGGTGTACTAGCCGCTTGGGTACAACTGGGTGAGAAACCTGGACCAATGGAATCTATTGGTATGGCACTGATCATTGTCGCTCTGGCTTTTAATTCAATGCTAGGTGTGCTAGGTCGTCGATTTGGTCACAAGACTGCTGAAGTTCAGTCTGAGCCCAAAGGACAAAGCTGA
- a CDS encoding SDR family oxidoreductase: MNSSPKVLVYGATGAQGNPVVMQLLQKGYSVRILVRNPDKAKALFPTEVEIVKGALEDFDSLKRANEGIERVFLHLPLEYRSDAATSQGRNAIDAAHEAGISLVVFNTSTFIPKEPTDVAAFEIKRNVEQYLQTSRIPNIVLRPHIYIDNLAAPWSASAIVQGIVSYPLPANIKVSWISLQDAAALAVAALERSQLAGAAFEIGGPETLTGAEIAERFEHVLGRSFSYQAIPLDDFEQGLNQAFGEPTGTEIAKIYRWRATHPEIERVDMTDVLQKLPVQLTLLEQWIGQIPWNELAGA, encoded by the coding sequence ATGAATAGCTCACCTAAAGTCCTTGTTTACGGTGCAACTGGGGCCCAGGGCAATCCTGTGGTCATGCAGCTCCTACAGAAAGGATACTCGGTTCGCATACTAGTCCGAAACCCAGACAAGGCAAAAGCCTTATTTCCTACAGAGGTCGAAATCGTCAAAGGAGCACTCGAAGATTTCGATAGCTTGAAACGGGCCAATGAGGGAATTGAGCGCGTATTCCTTCATCTGCCGCTTGAGTATCGCTCAGATGCAGCAACATCTCAAGGGCGCAATGCGATTGATGCAGCTCATGAAGCAGGCATATCCCTCGTGGTTTTCAATACCAGTACCTTCATCCCTAAGGAACCAACGGATGTAGCTGCCTTTGAGATCAAACGCAACGTAGAGCAATACCTCCAGACTAGCCGCATTCCTAATATTGTTCTTAGACCCCATATCTACATCGACAATTTAGCGGCACCCTGGTCAGCCTCAGCAATCGTGCAAGGAATCGTCTCTTATCCACTGCCTGCAAATATCAAGGTGTCTTGGATTAGCTTGCAGGATGCTGCAGCACTTGCTGTAGCCGCTTTAGAACGCTCCCAACTTGCTGGCGCAGCCTTTGAAATTGGGGGGCCTGAAACATTGACTGGTGCGGAAATTGCTGAACGATTTGAACATGTTTTAGGGCGTTCTTTCTCCTATCAAGCCATTCCTCTGGATGATTTTGAGCAAGGCTTGAATCAAGCTTTTGGTGAACCCACAGGGACTGAGATTGCCAAAATCTATCGCTGGCGCGCTACCCACCCTGAAATAGAAAGGGTGGACATGACTGACGTTTTACAGAAACTTCCTGTGCAGTTAACCCTACTCGAACAGTGGATTGGGCAGATCCCCTGGAATGAGCTTGCCGGAGCTTAG
- a CDS encoding helix-turn-helix domain-containing protein, which yields MMPNKHYDCPIEAIVDVVGGKWKLPILYYLFQKTQRFGELKRQIPGVTERMLALQLRELEQAGIVKRTVYAEVPPRVEYALTALGLTLEPTLRTMLDWSENYLRIKEQVDEQNLASILHS from the coding sequence ATGATGCCAAACAAACACTATGACTGCCCGATCGAAGCGATTGTGGATGTGGTAGGGGGCAAATGGAAACTGCCTATTCTCTACTACTTGTTTCAAAAAACTCAGCGTTTTGGAGAACTGAAGCGGCAGATCCCCGGCGTAACAGAGCGAATGCTTGCCCTGCAATTGCGGGAGCTGGAGCAGGCTGGAATTGTCAAAAGAACTGTGTACGCCGAAGTACCGCCAAGAGTGGAATATGCTTTAACAGCACTAGGCTTAACTCTTGAGCCAACCTTACGGACTATGCTGGATTGGAGCGAAAATTATTTACGAATCAAAGAACAAGTTGACGAACAAAATCTGGCCTCAATTCTACACAGCTAG
- the arfB gene encoding alternative ribosome rescue aminoacyl-tRNA hydrolase ArfB, with product MLQISNHVIIPLSEIEISAVRSQGAGGQNVNKVASAIHLRFDIGASSLPEPYKERLLKLSDQRITKDGVIVIKAQEHRTQEKNREEALRRLQELIKSVAALPRRRKLTKPTRSSQRKRLDSKTKRSQIKSMRGKVTD from the coding sequence ATGCTACAAATTTCCAATCACGTAATTATCCCCCTCAGCGAGATCGAAATTAGTGCAGTTCGATCTCAGGGGGCTGGAGGTCAAAACGTCAATAAGGTTGCCTCCGCCATACACTTACGCTTCGATATTGGTGCCTCATCGTTACCTGAACCCTATAAAGAACGGCTTTTGAAACTCAGTGACCAGCGCATCACCAAAGATGGGGTTATTGTGATTAAAGCTCAAGAGCACCGTACCCAGGAAAAGAACAGGGAGGAAGCGCTGCGACGACTTCAAGAACTGATCAAAAGCGTGGCCGCGCTACCTCGAAGACGTAAATTGACTAAGCCAACGCGCAGTTCTCAGCGGAAACGGCTTGACAGCAAAACCAAGCGTAGTCAGATTAAATCTATGAGAGGCAAGGTCACGGACTAA
- a CDS encoding NAD(P)H-dependent oxidoreductase translates to MQLLAISGSLRATSSNTTLLKAATTLAPENVEIRVYQGLGDLPHFDPDLDGPDLDGEEALSPVRDFRAQLKVADGVLISSLEYAHGVPGVLKNALAGWSAVVSSLANQLPCSMPHLTQATHRHPSQKPSR, encoded by the coding sequence TTGCAGCTCCTTGCCATATCCGGGAGCCTTCGAGCCACTTCCTCCAATACAACTCTCCTGAAAGCTGCAACTACCCTGGCCCCAGAGAACGTTGAAATCAGAGTTTATCAAGGACTTGGTGACCTCCCCCACTTCGATCCAGATCTTGATGGGCCAGATCTTGATGGGGAAGAGGCATTGTCACCCGTCAGGGACTTCCGTGCCCAGCTAAAGGTCGCCGACGGCGTCTTGATCTCCAGCCTCGAATACGCGCATGGGGTCCCTGGAGTGCTCAAGAACGCCCTCGCTGGATGGTCAGCAGTGGTGAGTTCATTGGCAAACCAGTTGCCCTGCTCAATGCCTCACCTCACGCAAGCCACGCACAGGCATCCCTCACAGAAACCCTCACGGTGA
- a CDS encoding DUF1348 family protein encodes MPTELRDALDDLLNTIMETKPPLPPFTLETAKAKVQAAEDGWNTRDPERVALAYTLDSQWRNRSEFLSGRENIRAFLRCKWDKELDYRLKKELWSFTDNRISVCFEYEWHDDSGHWYRSYGNEQWEFAENGLMQRRETSINDLPIQEADRKFRWER; translated from the coding sequence TTGCCTACTGAGCTGCGCGACGCATTGGATGACCTATTAAACACAATCATGGAAACCAAACCGCCACTTCCGCCCTTCACCTTAGAAACTGCCAAAGCGAAAGTCCAGGCAGCAGAGGATGGTTGGAATACGCGTGACCCAGAACGGGTTGCCCTTGCCTACACTCTAGATTCTCAGTGGCGTAATCGCTCCGAATTCTTGAGCGGACGGGAGAACATCAGAGCCTTCTTGCGTTGTAAGTGGGATAAGGAGTTGGACTACCGCCTCAAGAAAGAGCTGTGGAGCTTCACCGACAATCGCATCTCCGTCTGTTTTGAATATGAGTGGCACGACGATTCTGGGCACTGGTATCGTTCGTACGGCAATGAGCAATGGGAATTTGCAGAAAATGGCCTGATGCAAAGACGTGAGACCAGCATTAATGATCTCCCGATTCAGGAAGCAGACAGAAAATTCCGCTGGGAGCGATAA
- a CDS encoding SAM-dependent methyltransferase — MVMVLEKVVPFGRSLDEYVKMFNLTVTDLAGNILGVGDGPASFNAEGTNLGYKITSIDPIYTFTGQEIESRFYAVVDDIIDQIKVTANDWVWSYHHSPEELRANRVQVLNTFLQDYKVGQNAGRYLCGELPILPFSDDQFSLALCSHFLFLYSDHFDEEFHLNSVKEMLRVASEVRVFPLLTLMFQRSQHLNKIIHSVSNLGCSASIQKVPYELQPGGNEMLVIRRAF; from the coding sequence ATGGTGATGGTTCTAGAGAAAGTCGTTCCCTTCGGTCGCTCGTTGGATGAATATGTCAAGATGTTCAATCTGACTGTTACTGATTTGGCCGGGAACATCCTTGGGGTTGGTGATGGTCCTGCCAGCTTCAACGCCGAGGGAACCAACCTTGGCTACAAAATCACCTCAATAGACCCAATCTATACCTTTACCGGGCAGGAAATTGAGTCGAGATTTTATGCCGTTGTTGATGATATTATTGACCAAATTAAGGTAACCGCTAACGATTGGGTTTGGTCTTATCATCATTCACCCGAGGAGTTAAGAGCAAATCGAGTGCAAGTGCTCAACACCTTTTTGCAAGATTACAAGGTAGGTCAAAACGCAGGTCGCTACCTCTGCGGTGAGCTACCCATATTGCCATTTTCAGACGATCAGTTTTCACTGGCCCTCTGCTCTCATTTCCTATTTCTATACTCCGACCATTTTGATGAAGAGTTTCATTTAAACTCAGTCAAAGAGATGTTACGGGTTGCATCGGAAGTGAGAGTATTTCCATTGCTGACACTCATGTTTCAGCGTTCGCAACATCTAAATAAAATCATTCATTCGGTTTCAAACTTGGGCTGCTCTGCATCTATACAAAAAGTGCCCTACGAATTGCAACCTGGTGGCAATGAGATGTTGGTCATTCGTAGAGCGTTTTAA
- a CDS encoding anthrone oxygenase family protein has protein sequence MSALARLEPAQGIAAMQAINITVINPLFMAVFLGTAATCSLTCSLLGVSSFFRWHQPGTAYLLLGSLLYLVGTLGVTIVFNVPLNDVLATVEPDSASGANLWANYLANWTLWNHIRTAAALAAAASLMAALCY, from the coding sequence ATGAGCGCTCTTGCCCGCCTCGAACCGGCGCAGGGTATTGCTGCGATGCAAGCCATCAACATCACGGTGATCAATCCGTTGTTCATGGCAGTGTTCTTGGGAACGGCTGCGACTTGCTCCCTGACTTGCTCCCTTCTGGGTGTTTCTTCGTTTTTTAGGTGGCATCAACCCGGTACCGCCTACCTGCTCCTTGGCAGCCTGCTCTATCTCGTTGGCACATTAGGCGTGACAATCGTGTTTAACGTACCGCTAAACGATGTGTTGGCAACTGTGGAGCCGGACAGCGCCAGCGGCGCTAACCTATGGGCCAACTACCTTGCCAACTGGACGCTCTGGAATCACATTCGGACAGCAGCGGCGCTTGCGGCAGCTGCATCGCTCATGGCTGCGCTCTGTTATTGA